The genomic stretch GCCCCGGCCTTGGAGAGGTGGCGCTGGATCGGCACGGTCTTGCGGCCTCTGGAGCCAATACGCGCGAGGGCGTCGTACATGCCGACGCCGACCGCGGAATAGGCGCGCTCGATGACAGGGGTTTTCAGCGGCCACAGGAAGGGCTGCGCTTCAACGAGGTGCGGGGCGATCGTGGTCAGCAGCCGGCTGCGTTCCCTGAGGGCCTCGGCCACCAGCTTGAAATCGAGGTTGTAGAGGTAGCGAAGCCCGCCGTGCACCAGCCGGGAAGAACGCGACGACGTGCCAGCGGCCCAGTCCTGAGCATCCACGACGGCGGTGTTCAGGCCACGCGCCGCGGCATCGAGAGCGATCCCCGCGCCGGTGACGCCGCCACCGATGACGAGGACATCGAATTTCTGGGAGGTCATGGCCTCAAGGGATGTAGCACGCTGTTCCTGGGACAGGACTGTCATGTGATGGCTCCTTCGCTCGGTGGTCCCAGCCTCCCTCCTTGCACGAACGTTCACAAACTGATTGCACATTCGTGCACACCGGTCATTTTCCGACACGGCGCACGTGCAAGGACGCCGCTTATCCCGGATGCCCCACAGGAACGGTCGGTCCGCACGGTGACCTTGGGTCTCGTCAAGAAATACCGCGATGACGACGAAACAGAACACCTCCAGCGGTGCGCGAAGCGGTACCACTGTGAGTGAAGGACATGACCAGGCGCGCTTCGCGCCCCGCCCCCGCTGCGAGGCCACGAACTAACACGACCGGGCGAATCTCGACGCCAAACTTGAGCTGATCCGTGCCAGGATCGACACCATCACCGCTCGCGGGTGCGAGGACTTCCACGACGGGCAGGAGACCTACGACGTCGCCTGCATGGTGATCATCCGACTCGCCGCCCTGCTCGAACGCCCCGAGTTCGAACCCCACATGGAAGCGGTCACCCAGCAGGAGCGCCTCGCCATCCGCACAACACGCAACATCGCGGCTCACACCGGATACCGGTCCATGAACGACGATCTGTTCTGGCTCGCCGTCACGCAACGGGTCCCCGCCATACTGGACCGACTCCGCGGACAGTGACGGCCTCTCCCACACCCGCGAGAAACGAGGACCGTGCGATCAGCGATTTCCTGCACCAGCGGGTGCGGAATTCCCGCTGCCAGCGGCACGGCACGCACAGCAAGAACGGGACCACTGGTGTAGACGACCCCGACCGACGCTGCCTAACCGGGATCCTGACACGGTCGGTCAGCGGGACGGGGTGCCCACCAGTGCCTGGTAGGCGGTGTTTCGTTCCGGGTCGCCGTCGCCCGTCGCGTCAGCCCGCGCTGGCTCCTCGGGGGTGGTCTGAGGGGCCGGTTCGGGTTCGTCGCCGAACATGGAACGGCGTCCCTCGAAGGCCCTGCCGAGGGTGATCTGGTCGGCATACTCGATGTCACCGCCAACGGGCAGCCCGGACGCGGGCCGGGTGACGCGCACCCCGAAGTCGCGCAGCATCCGCCCCAGGTAGGAGGCCGTCGCCTCGCCCTCGGTGTCGGGGTCGGTGGCGAGGATCACCTCGGTGACGGTCCCGTCGGCAAGGCGCTGGAACAGTTCGCGGCTGTGCAGGTCACCGGGGCCGCGGCCATCGATCGGGGAGATCGACCCGCCCAGCACGTGATAGGTGCCGCGGAACTCACCGGTGCGTTCGATGGCGACCACATCCTTCGACTCCTCTACCACGCACAGCAACGACCGGTCTCGACGCGGGTCGCGGCACACCCGGCAGCGGGTTTCCTGCGACACGTTGAAACACACCTCGCAGAACCGCGCCGCCTCCTTGACGCGACGCAGCACGTCGGCGAGCTGGAAGACCTCCTCCTCGGGCGCGTCGAGCAGGTGGAAGGCGATGCGCTGCGCGCCGCGCGGGCCGATGCCGGGCAGGCGACTCAGCTCGTCGATCAGGTCCTGGATGGGGCCCTCGTACAACTCAGAAACCCATTCCCGGGATCTGAGGGGCCGCGGAGGCAGCCGCCGAGTCCACCTGCTGGCGCGCCGACCGGAAGGCGGCGACGATCAACGCGGAGAGGCTCTCGGTGTCCTCCGGGTCACAGGCGGCGGGCGCGATGGTCACGTCCAGCAGCTCACCCAACCCGTTGAGCTTCACCGTGACGAGATCACCACCCGCAGCGGCCTCGAACTCCTTGGCAACCAGGTTGTCGCGGGCGGCGAGCATCTGTTCCTGCATCTGCTGGGCCTGGACCAGCAGCGCATTCATGTCGATTCCTTCGGTCATGGCGTCCTTCCGTCGCGCTCAATGATAAAAGGTCCCACGGACAAACGACTTCTCCCGCACGCCGA from Arachnia propionica encodes the following:
- a CDS encoding YbaB/EbfC family nucleoid-associated protein translates to MTEGIDMNALLVQAQQMQEQMLAARDNLVAKEFEAAAGGDLVTVKLNGLGELLDVTIAPAACDPEDTESLSALIVAAFRSARQQVDSAAASAAPQIPGMGF